The proteins below come from a single Drosophila suzukii chromosome X, CBGP_Dsuzu_IsoJpt1.0, whole genome shotgun sequence genomic window:
- the Cdc42 gene encoding cdc42 homolog has protein sequence MQTIKCVVVGDGAVGKTCLLISYTTNKFPSEYVPTVFDNYAVTVMIGGEPYTLGLFDTAGQEDYDRLRPLSYPQTDVFLVCFSVVSPSSFENVKEKWVPEITHHCQKTPFLLVGTQIDLRDETSTLEKLAKNKQKPITMEQGEKLAKELKAVKYVECSALTQKGLKNVFDEAILAALEPPEPTKKRKCKFL, from the exons ATGCAAACCATCAAGTGCGTGGTCGTCGGCGACGGAGCCGTGGGCAAGACCTGCCTGCTCATCTCGTACACAACCAACAAGTTCCCCTCGGAATATGTGCCCACGGTCTTCGACAACTATGCGGTGACCGTGATGATCGGCGGGGAGCCCTACACACTGGGCCTGTTCGATACGGCCGGCCAGGAGGATTACGATCGCCTGCGTCCGCTCTCCTATCCGCAGACGGATGTCTTCCTCGTCTGCTTCTCGGTGGTCAGTCCCAGTTCCTTTGAGAATGTCAAGGAGAAG TGGGTGCCCGAGATCACACACCATTGCCAAAAGACACCGTTCCTGCTGGTGGGCACACAGATCGATTTGCGCGACGAGACCAGCACGCTGGAGAAGCTGGCCAAGAACAAGCAGAAGCCCATCACCATGGAGCAGGGCGAGAAGCTGGCCAAGGAGCTGAAGGCCGTCAAGTATGTGGAGTGCTCGGCCTTGACACAGAAGGGCCTGAAAAATGTATTCGACGAGGCCATACTGGCCGCCCTGGAGCCGCCAGAGCCGACAAAGAAAAGGAAGTGCAAATTCTTATAA
- the LOC108013690 gene encoding uncharacterized protein, with translation MAGFLKTRKRSREDDLPCESTPLSKRINNLHLNYDDGNSSSSSSCSIPPLPGGGGAAGATGGGPGGPDAAGYEYNPELGADQNPFYYEKNKMLYDLHVERIKRSSQ, from the exons ATGGCTGGATTTTTGAAGACACG GAAGCGCAGCCGGGAGGACGATCTGCCCTGCGAATCGACGCCCCTCTCGAAACGCATCAACAACCTGCACCTGAACTACGACGACGGGaatagcagcagcagcagcagctgcagtATTCCTCCCCTgccaggaggaggaggagcagctgGTGCAACCGGCGGTGGCCCTGGTGGCCCCGATGCAGCCGGCTACGAGTACAATCCCGAACTGGGTGCTGACCAGAATCCATTTTACTATGAGAAGAACAAGATGCTCTACGACCTGCATGTCGAGCGGATCAAACGGAGCAGCCAGTAG
- the LOC108013682 gene encoding myosin heavy chain, embryonic smooth muscle isoform, with the protein MSHYMPRRTSEFRGKALEERGTADKRQTRATKRSAASHTPSSSQVVPPRRPSASRLPQPLNLERDRFTQMSVTPKHGPRPLSTATRASQSQNLERDGLTQMTVTPKHGHRPAPFTAERPVAPHSDKKWVAERAQQILCYLQDINESMATTLPISDLFNRPGGLRHMTIKQFVSILNYLFHHIWRNKVTVGQNHVEDITSAMQKLQYPYQVNKSWLVSPTTSHSFGHVIVLLDFLMDFVPSSDEPGMDFPFMETTEQPSSYLNSVHCETMATMTTTTAQMQAIQLDEEVNALLFAEASKCIVLWDQELSEEEAKLQAETRDQLIGKKCDLPDRQALDQEIDDLRVKLQQLDDKLQHPSDGTKLEKLEHLTKEQNQLTQQLADSQEELKQQLILCEKLAAQAEEKQANLRQQMKYEHRLEQAVNNQKYTAQQLNTLQMESNDIENYSKAYERQVKEVSDLELHQQVMLSRAKQKLLDCVEGFNSRARHLSVDPAIGGLMKGGGDQQFDLTLPFNPEQEDISKRIQCLNLLGNLLQQQCQQNVERRQMLDQQVDKIKCDSLKLDTEVANLESRLQAQKHRLGKVEAGYRTKRDMMVQHKQQLAEDQCDQIARLGELEKRQKEAEEKLQANVQKNEDLLAGAELFQEEDHKARNAHLDDCELKLAEAEKELQALNSKLTVSRAQLEEAEQKVYSNPLPSFEPVLEAFKKR; encoded by the exons ATGTCGCACTACATGCCACGTCGCACCAGCGAGTTTCGCGGCAAGGCGCTGGAGGAACGAGGCACCGCCGACAAGCGACAAACCAG GGCAACAAAGCGCAGCGCAGCCTCACACACTCCGTCCTCCAGCCAGGTGGTTCCTCCCAGAAG ACCCTCTGCATCGCGTCTGCCGCAGCCGCTGAACCTGGAGCGTGATCGCTTCACCCAAATGAGTGTGACGCCCAAGCATGGCCCACGACCTTTGTCCACCGCCACTCGTGCGTCGCAGTCCCAGAACCTGGAGCGCGATGGCCTCACCCAAATGACTGTGACGCCCAAGCATGGCCACCGACCGGCGCCCTTCACCGCGGAACGCCCTGTTGCCCCGCACTCGGACAAGAAATGGGTGGCGGAGCGGGCTCAGCAGATACTCTGCTATCTGCAGGACATCAATGAAAGCATGGCAACCACTTTGCCCATCTCGGATTTGTTTAACCGCCCCGGCGGACTGCGGCACATGACCATCAAGCAGTTTGTGTCCATACTCAACTACCTGTTCCATCACATCTGGCGGAATAAGGTGACCGTGGGCCAGAACCACGTCGAGGATATCACAAGCGCCATGCAGAAGCTGCAGTATCCCTATCAG GTAAACAAATCCTGGCTGGTTTCGCCAACCACATCGCATTCCTTTGGCCATGTCATCGTGCTGCTGGACTTTCTCATGGACTTTGTACCCTCCTCGGATGAGCCGGGTATGGACTTCCCCTTCATGGAGACCACCGAGCAGCCCAGTTCGTATCTGAACAGCGTGCACTGCGAAACAATGGCCACCATGACCACCACCACCGCCCAGATGCAGGCCATCCAGCTGGACGAGGAGGTCAACGCTTTACTTTTCGCCGAGGCCAGCAAATGCATTGTCCTGTGGGATCAGGAGCTGAGCGAGGAGGAGGCCAAGCTGCAGGCGGAAACCAGAGATCAGCTAATAGGCAAGAAGTGTGATTTGCCTGATCGACAGGCGCTGGACCAAGAGATCGACGATCTGAGGGTGAAGTTGCAGCAACTGGACGACAAGCTGCAGCATCCCAGCGATGGCACCAAACTGGAGAAACTCGAGCATCTCACCAAGGAGCAGAATCAGCTCACCCAACAGCTGGCCGACAGCCAAGAAGAGCTGAAGCAACAGCTGATCCTCTGCGAAAAGCTAGCCGCTCAGGCCGAGGAAAAGCAGGCTAATCTCCGCCAACAAATGAAGTACGAGCATCGCCTGGAGCAGGCGGTCAACAACCAAAAGTACACGGCTCAGCAACTGAATACGCTCCAAATGGAGAGCAACGATATAGAGAACTACTCCAAGGCCTATGAGCGCCAGGTGAAGGAGGTGTCCGACCTGGAGCTCCACCAGCAGGTTATGCTGTCGCGGGCCAAGCAAAAGCTGTTGGATTGCGTTGAAGGCTTCAACTCGCGTGCCCGCCACCTGAGCGTAGATCCGGCAATTGGCGGCCTAATGAAAGGTGGTGGTGATCAGCAGTTCGACCTTACGCTACCGTTTAATCCCGAGCAGGAGGACATCTCCAAACGGATTCAGTGCCTGAACCTGCTGGGCAATCTTCTCCAGCAGCAGTGTCAACAGAATGTCGAGCGGCGTCAGATGTTGGATCAGCAGGTGGACAAGATAAAGTGCGACTCCCTGAAGTTGGACACGGAAGTTGCCAACTTGGAGTCCCGTCTACAGGCACAAAAGCATCGCCTGGGCAAAGTGGAGGCGGGCTATCGCACCAAGCGCGACATGATGGTACAGCACAAGCAGCAGCTGGCCGAGGATCAGTGTGATCAGATCGCCCGTCTGGGGGAACTGGAGAAGCGGCAGAAGGAGGCGGAGGAGAAGCTCCAGGCGAACGTGCAGAAAAACGAAGATCTGCTGGCCGGCGCCGAGTTGTTTCAGGAGGAGGACCACAAGGCCCGCAATGCCCATCTCGACGATTGTGAGCTGAAGCTGGCCGAAGCCGAGAAGGAGCTGCAAGCCCTGAACTCCAAGCTCACCGTGAGCCGGGCCCAACTGGAGGAGGCCGAGCAGAAGGTGTACTCcaatccgctgccctcctttGAGCCCGTCTTGGAGGCCTTCAAGAAGCGCTGA
- the BthD gene encoding selenoprotein BthD isoform X2 — translation MPPKRTKKAEPAAREDVAEELDPNEPVLYVEHCRSURVFRRRAEDLHSALRERGLPQLQLRLNASGAPRRGAFELDLRPGSGKQELVPLWSGLKRGPPRALKFPTAEEVYERIRGILGVEPESKEQESEDDRPSGSQRKPESKEQPIKSQEEQKCKVPSEEPSKGSQESPKTKRQPKVQNKPTKTAKSQPEIDEDQPQSSQKRKRTTRSSTDESSSASKRRK, via the exons ATGCCACCGAAACGGACCAAAAAAGCA GAGCCTGCCGCTCGGGAGGATGTGGCCGAAGAGCTGGATCCCAACGAACCGGTGCTCTACGTGGAGCACTGCCGATCGTGACGAGTCTTTCGTCGCCGGGCGGAGGATCTGCACTCCGCCCTGCGGGAGCGTGGTCTTCCCCAACTTCAGCTCCGGCTGAATGCGTCCGGAGCACCACGGCGCGGCGCCTTCGAGTTGGATTTGCGCCCGGGTTCCGGGAAGCAGGAGCTGGTGCCACTTTGGTCAGGTCTAAAGCGGGGGCCACCACGTGCTCTTAAGTTTCCCACTGCGGAGGAGGTGTACGAGCGGATCAGGGGTATTCTGGGTGTCGAGCCAGAGTCCAAGGAGCAGGAGTCAGAGGATGACAGGCCTTCTGGATCCCAAAGGAAGCCGGAGTCCAAGGAGCAGCCAATCAAATCCCAGGAAGAGCAGAAATGCAAGGTTCCATCGGAGGAGCCTTCAAAGGGATCCCAGGAGTCGCCCAAAACGAAGAGACAGCCGAAAGTCCAGAATAAGCCCACAAAGACAGCCAAATCCCAGCCAGAAATCGATGAAGACCAGCCCCAAAGCAGTCAAAAGCGCAAGCGAACCACCAGATCCTCCACAGATGAATCTTCAAGCGCTTCCAAGCGCCGAAAGTAG
- the BthD gene encoding selenoprotein BthD isoform X1 — protein MPPKRTKKAVEPAAREDVAEELDPNEPVLYVEHCRSURVFRRRAEDLHSALRERGLPQLQLRLNASGAPRRGAFELDLRPGSGKQELVPLWSGLKRGPPRALKFPTAEEVYERIRGILGVEPESKEQESEDDRPSGSQRKPESKEQPIKSQEEQKCKVPSEEPSKGSQESPKTKRQPKVQNKPTKTAKSQPEIDEDQPQSSQKRKRTTRSSTDESSSASKRRK, from the exons ATGCCACCGAAACGGACCAAAAAAGCAGtg GAGCCTGCCGCTCGGGAGGATGTGGCCGAAGAGCTGGATCCCAACGAACCGGTGCTCTACGTGGAGCACTGCCGATCGTGACGAGTCTTTCGTCGCCGGGCGGAGGATCTGCACTCCGCCCTGCGGGAGCGTGGTCTTCCCCAACTTCAGCTCCGGCTGAATGCGTCCGGAGCACCACGGCGCGGCGCCTTCGAGTTGGATTTGCGCCCGGGTTCCGGGAAGCAGGAGCTGGTGCCACTTTGGTCAGGTCTAAAGCGGGGGCCACCACGTGCTCTTAAGTTTCCCACTGCGGAGGAGGTGTACGAGCGGATCAGGGGTATTCTGGGTGTCGAGCCAGAGTCCAAGGAGCAGGAGTCAGAGGATGACAGGCCTTCTGGATCCCAAAGGAAGCCGGAGTCCAAGGAGCAGCCAATCAAATCCCAGGAAGAGCAGAAATGCAAGGTTCCATCGGAGGAGCCTTCAAAGGGATCCCAGGAGTCGCCCAAAACGAAGAGACAGCCGAAAGTCCAGAATAAGCCCACAAAGACAGCCAAATCCCAGCCAGAAATCGATGAAGACCAGCCCCAAAGCAGTCAAAAGCGCAAGCGAACCACCAGATCCTCCACAGATGAATCTTCAAGCGCTTCCAAGCGCCGAAAGTAG